A DNA window from Christiangramia salexigens contains the following coding sequences:
- a CDS encoding DUF1835 domain-containing protein, which produces MNSKILHIVNGDSLAGKVQELDLPGELMIWRELLCEGPCIREINSDFYKIRKKFLRQTYDISADDYKEGFIQEIKKLKSLKGLEEIVLWFEFDLFCHINMIAAINLITELDNSVNIQLVCSKKLEGEKEHQPLTELDQKDLKNHYFNRIQLTTEDIEVANLIWELYCGNDPYKLKPQIKVKTNFEYLSSCIRAHVERFPNSVTGLNSLEKNILKLIENHDIKNLNHLLGYALLYQGYYGYNDSQMQRLIDKLHIFYEITNERIQLTENGILALEGKKNFYRDLKNDEYFGGARVYDFLYESESHKILKL; this is translated from the coding sequence ATGAATAGTAAGATCCTACATATTGTTAATGGCGATAGTCTTGCCGGGAAAGTTCAGGAATTGGATTTACCTGGAGAACTTATGATATGGCGGGAACTTTTATGTGAAGGTCCATGCATACGCGAGATCAATTCTGATTTTTATAAGATCAGAAAAAAATTCCTTCGCCAGACTTACGATATATCTGCCGATGATTATAAGGAGGGCTTCATTCAGGAAATAAAGAAGCTAAAATCCTTAAAGGGATTAGAGGAAATTGTTCTGTGGTTTGAATTTGACCTTTTCTGTCATATTAATATGATCGCGGCAATTAACCTGATCACAGAGTTGGATAATTCAGTGAATATTCAACTGGTATGCAGCAAGAAGTTAGAAGGCGAAAAAGAACATCAGCCGCTCACTGAATTGGATCAAAAAGATCTGAAAAATCATTATTTCAACCGTATTCAACTAACTACAGAGGATATTGAAGTTGCAAATTTGATCTGGGAACTTTATTGCGGCAATGATCCTTATAAATTAAAACCACAAATTAAGGTAAAGACCAATTTCGAGTATTTATCGAGTTGTATCAGAGCCCATGTGGAAAGATTTCCAAATAGTGTAACCGGATTAAATTCTCTTGAAAAAAATATCCTCAAGCTTATTGAGAATCACGACATAAAGAATTTAAATCATCTTTTAGGTTATGCATTGTTATATCAGGGGTATTACGGGTATAACGATTCTCAAATGCAACGCTTAATTGATAAGCTGCATATATTCTACGAAATTACTAATGAAAGGATTCAATTAACAGAAAATGGTATTCTGGCCTTGGAGGGAAAAAAGAATTTCTACCGTGACCTTAAGAATGATGAATATTTTGGAGGCGCACGAGTTTATGATTTCCTGTATGAATCTGAATCACACAAAATTTTAAAATTATAA
- a CDS encoding nucleoside phosphorylase translates to MSLKASELILNKDGSIYHLNLLPEELADTVITVGDQDRVSLITDHFDTIEVKKKKREFCIHTGTYKSKRITVMSTGMGTDNIDIALTELDALANIDFEKKQPKEHIKSLDIIRIGTTGSIREEIPVDALLVSEKAIGFDGLMHFYKSADILDKEIAAEFVKQTNWSADKATPYVINGDESLIKQMSSESTYPGFTATNIGFYGPQGRVLRLDIPDAEMNDKINNFGYKGNHITNLEMETSGIYGLSRLLGHRAVSMNAVLANRMTGEFSKDPVKLVENLITYCLEKIAE, encoded by the coding sequence ATGAGTTTAAAAGCTTCTGAGCTCATCCTGAATAAGGATGGCTCTATCTATCACCTTAACCTACTACCCGAAGAACTTGCTGATACTGTGATTACCGTTGGTGATCAGGACAGGGTTTCACTTATTACCGATCATTTTGATACGATCGAGGTAAAAAAGAAAAAAAGAGAATTCTGCATACATACCGGAACCTATAAATCAAAAAGGATAACAGTAATGTCTACCGGGATGGGAACCGACAATATAGACATTGCTTTAACCGAATTGGATGCACTTGCGAATATAGATTTTGAGAAAAAGCAACCTAAGGAGCATATTAAAAGTCTCGATATCATAAGAATAGGAACCACCGGTTCTATAAGAGAAGAAATTCCTGTAGATGCTTTACTTGTGAGCGAAAAAGCAATTGGATTTGACGGATTGATGCATTTTTATAAAAGTGCTGATATTTTAGATAAAGAAATCGCGGCTGAATTTGTAAAACAGACTAACTGGTCTGCAGATAAAGCTACGCCTTATGTAATTAATGGTGACGAAAGCCTCATTAAGCAAATGTCTTCTGAAAGTACTTATCCAGGTTTTACAGCAACCAATATTGGCTTTTATGGCCCGCAAGGAAGGGTTTTGCGACTTGACATTCCCGATGCGGAAATGAATGATAAGATCAACAATTTCGGTTATAAAGGAAATCATATCACAAATTTGGAAATGGAAACTTCAGGGATCTATGGTCTTTCTCGTTTACTCGGTCACAGAGCAGTTTCCATGAATGCTGTATTGGCAAACAGGATGACAGGAGAATTTTCTAAAGACCCTGTAAAACTTGTGGAAAATCTGATAACTTATTGCCTCGAAAAGATCGCAGAATAG